The following are from one region of the Paenalkalicoccus suaedae genome:
- a CDS encoding YfhJ family protein: protein MQDYFDRLTNRLLESNDQLSYADARTWVELLWEDFESTYAKAGYSYKGKEMTEKVLVQWIDNYGSRLHEILKENPRYQKWFETKRFYH, encoded by the coding sequence ATGCAGGACTATTTTGACCGACTTACTAATCGTCTATTAGAAAGCAATGATCAATTATCCTACGCAGATGCAAGAACGTGGGTCGAGCTTTTATGGGAAGATTTTGAATCAACCTATGCAAAAGCAGGATACTCTTATAAAGGAAAAGAGATGACAGAAAAGGTGCTAGTACAGTGGATTGACAACTACGGCTCTAGGCTTCATGAAATTTTAAAAGAAAATCCACGCTATCAAAAGTGGTTTGAGACAAAGCGGTTTTATCATTAA
- a CDS encoding metal-dependent hydrolase, with translation MDSATHVVMGVALGGLATLDPVVSSDPNLQQAVMVAAIVGSQAPDFDTVLKLKNNAVYIKNHRGVTHSVPFWFIWPTLITLTLAFIMPPVNLFHLWLWAFFAVFLHVFVDIFNAYGTKAFDPINRRWLALGVINIFDPFIFIAHIVAIVSWRFGTDPGWTFLTMFIIIAMYYVWRIRVQQKVHDAFLERHPDATHVFTSPTFKWNLWHVVIRTDKHMFVAESRNHTITYFEDYPFEPIPPDPVIDAARKDANLQAFLSFSPAYRWAVSIEEHGYSVKFVDLRYRSKGYYPFVAIVRLDEDLEILSSYTGWIYNSDSLRRKLHYVSPDA, from the coding sequence ATGGATTCGGCAACACACGTTGTCATGGGGGTTGCCTTAGGCGGTTTAGCCACGCTTGATCCAGTTGTATCAAGCGATCCAAACTTACAGCAAGCTGTCATGGTTGCTGCAATTGTCGGATCACAGGCACCCGATTTTGACACAGTACTCAAACTTAAGAATAACGCAGTTTATATAAAAAATCATCGAGGAGTCACTCACTCCGTGCCCTTTTGGTTTATTTGGCCGACTCTTATTACTTTAACACTCGCATTTATTATGCCGCCAGTAAATCTATTTCATCTCTGGTTATGGGCTTTCTTTGCTGTTTTCTTACATGTATTTGTTGATATTTTTAATGCTTACGGAACAAAAGCGTTTGATCCAATCAATAGGCGATGGCTGGCATTAGGTGTTATTAATATCTTTGATCCATTTATCTTTATTGCTCATATTGTAGCTATAGTGAGCTGGCGCTTCGGTACAGATCCTGGCTGGACATTTTTAACGATGTTTATCATTATTGCTATGTATTATGTTTGGCGAATACGTGTTCAACAAAAGGTTCACGATGCCTTTTTAGAACGCCATCCAGATGCTACACATGTATTTACTTCGCCAACATTTAAGTGGAATCTCTGGCACGTGGTTATCCGCACCGATAAGCATATGTTCGTAGCAGAATCTCGCAATCATACCATTACGTATTTTGAAGACTATCCATTTGAACCAATTCCACCAGATCCAGTTATTGATGCAGCACGTAAGGACGCAAATTTACAAGCCTTCCTATCCTTTTCACCCGCCTACAGATGGGCAGTATCAATTGAAGAACACGGTTATTCCGTTAAGTTTGTCGATCTAAGATATCGCTCTAAAGGGTACTACCCATTCGTAGCAATTGTCCGACTTGACGAGGATTTAGAGATTTTAAGCTCTTATACTGGCTGGATTTACAACTCCGATTCCTTACGAAGAAAGCTACATTACGTATCTCCTGATGCGTAA